From a region of the Bacteroidales bacterium genome:
- the nqrC gene encoding NADH:ubiquinone reductase (Na(+)-transporting) subunit C produces MNKQSNVYTVIYASVMVIVVAAVLAFVAMSLAPKQEENIQVDKMKQILSSIGVETTANNVQAEYKKYITSSFVLNSNGDKVEGEAFNINVAAQVKLPDAERKLPVFVAQVDGNATKYIIPMYGAGLWGPIWGYISLDENGSTVYGAYFAHQGETPGLGAEIDKPAFCNQFIGKNFFKDGEFKSIKVEKVGQKPMNGADYVDAITGGTITSQGVSAMIGNSFAPYETFFKSLTNNQGE; encoded by the coding sequence ATGAATAAGCAATCAAACGTATATACAGTTATATATGCCTCTGTAATGGTAATAGTGGTTGCAGCAGTGTTGGCCTTTGTTGCAATGAGTCTTGCCCCAAAACAAGAGGAGAATATTCAAGTTGATAAGATGAAGCAAATCCTCTCGTCAATTGGAGTAGAAACAACAGCCAATAATGTTCAGGCAGAATATAAAAAATATATTACATCATCGTTTGTTTTAAACTCAAACGGAGATAAGGTAGAGGGCGAAGCATTTAATATAAATGTAGCAGCGCAAGTAAAACTGCCCGATGCTGAACGTAAATTACCCGTATTTGTAGCGCAAGTTGATGGTAATGCAACAAAATACATTATTCCAATGTATGGTGCAGGATTGTGGGGGCCAATATGGGGATATATCTCATTGGATGAAAACGGAAGCACTGTATATGGAGCATACTTTGCACATCAAGGAGAGACACCGGGATTAGGTGCTGAGATTGATAAACCTGCATTCTGTAACCAATTTATAGGTAAAAACTTTTTCAAAGACGGAGAGTTTAAATCGATAAAAGTTGAGAAGGTTGGTCAAAAACCTATGAACGGAGCAGACTATGTAGATGCAATTACAGGTGGAACAATCACAAGTCAAGGAGTATCGGCAATGATTGGAAACTCGTTTGCACCTTATGAGACATTCTTCAAATCATTAACAAATAATCAGGGAGAATAA
- a CDS encoding NADH:ubiquinone reductase (Na(+)-transporting) subunit B, whose translation MEKLRKYIDKIKPNFEPGGKYAKLRSVFEGFETFLFVPNTTSKSGVHIHDSIDSKRTMTVVILALIPALLFGMYNVGYQHYLAIGELASTSFLTIFLYGFLAVLPKIVVSYVVGLGIEFISAQIRGHEIQEGFLVSGMLIPMIVPVDTPLWMIAVATAFAVIFAKEIFGGTGMNIFNVALITRAFLFFAYPSKMSGDSVFVRTSDTFGMGAGNVVEGFSGATPLGQLATQTSENITLTTTVGEPISTWDMFLGLIPGSIGETSTLAILIGAAILLFTGIASWRIMLSVFVGGISMALLANAFASPTYPGSFLTPFDHICLGGFAFAAVFMATDPVTGARTNVGKYIYGFLIGAITIIIRLYNNGYPEGAMLAVLLMNVFAPLIDYFVVESNVKRRLKRAKKGGATNE comes from the coding sequence ATGGAGAAATTAAGAAAATATATCGACAAGATTAAACCAAATTTCGAGCCGGGCGGAAAATATGCAAAACTTCGCTCAGTGTTCGAAGGGTTTGAGACATTCCTGTTTGTACCAAACACAACATCAAAATCAGGAGTGCATATTCACGACTCAATCGATAGCAAGAGAACAATGACAGTTGTTATTCTTGCTTTAATACCAGCGCTATTGTTTGGTATGTATAATGTTGGATACCAACACTATTTGGCAATAGGAGAGTTAGCGTCAACAAGTTTCCTTACAATCTTCTTGTATGGATTCTTGGCAGTTTTGCCTAAAATTGTGGTATCGTATGTAGTAGGATTGGGAATAGAGTTTATCTCGGCTCAAATTCGTGGACACGAGATACAAGAGGGATTCTTGGTGTCTGGAATGCTGATACCAATGATTGTTCCAGTAGATACCCCATTGTGGATGATTGCAGTAGCAACAGCGTTTGCTGTAATATTCGCAAAAGAGATATTCGGAGGAACAGGTATGAATATCTTTAACGTTGCACTTATAACACGTGCATTCTTGTTCTTTGCATACCCTTCAAAAATGTCGGGAGATAGCGTATTTGTTCGCACCTCTGATACATTTGGAATGGGAGCAGGAAACGTAGTTGAGGGATTCTCAGGAGCAACACCTCTTGGTCAATTGGCAACTCAAACGTCTGAAAATATAACCTTGACAACAACAGTAGGAGAGCCTATTTCAACATGGGATATGTTCTTAGGATTAATACCCGGTTCAATTGGAGAGACTTCAACACTTGCAATTCTAATTGGTGCCGCAATATTGTTGTTCACTGGAATAGCAAGTTGGAGAATTATGTTGTCAGTATTTGTTGGAGGAATTTCAATGGCATTATTGGCAAATGCATTTGCATCTCCAACATATCCAGGTTCGTTCCTAACACCATTTGATCACATCTGTTTGGGAGGCTTTGCCTTTGCTGCAGTATTTATGGCAACCGACCCTGTAACAGGAGCAAGAACAAATGTTGGAAAATATATCTACGGATTCTTAATTGGTGCAATAACAATCATTATTCGTCTATACAACAATGGTTACCCCGAAGGTGCAATGTTGGCAGTACTATTGATGAACGTATTTGCGCCACTAATTGACTACTTTGTTGTTGAGAGCAATGTTAAACGCCGTTTAAAACGAGCAAAGAAAGGAGGAGCTACAAATGAATAA
- a CDS encoding Na(+)-translocating NADH-quinone reductase subunit A: protein MADLVKIKRGLDIPLVGEAEKIIQEAPKAEMYAVVPDDFHGVVPKILVKSGDAVKAGTPLMCDKNRPEVNFVSPVSGTVEAVNRGERRKVLEIVVKSDGKFESVEFEKLDAKKMDAQVIKATLLQSGLFAFIKQRPYDVIANPEIAPRDIFVTAFDSAPLAPEFEFVAKGEEAVLQAGVDVLSKLTNGKVYVGVNATSQLKLNGCEVVKFQGAHPAGNVGVQIANIAPVSKGEVVWTISAFDLLLIGRLFTTGKLDFTRIITLAGSEVEAPKYVKTIMGASIASVITGNVKKADHNQRIISGNVLTGTKVSASNYLRAYSSQVTIIPEGDDCNEFVGWATPGCGKFSVSRTFGSWLFGKSKKYNIDARLRGGERGIIMSGEYDSVFPMDILPEFLVKAVIAFDIDKMENLGIYEVAPEDFALCEFVDTSKLPLQQIIRNGLDALMKEMN from the coding sequence ATGGCAGATTTAGTAAAAATAAAAAGAGGATTGGATATCCCATTGGTTGGAGAGGCAGAGAAAATCATACAAGAGGCACCTAAAGCCGAAATGTATGCAGTTGTCCCTGACGACTTTCATGGAGTAGTTCCAAAAATATTGGTAAAGAGTGGTGACGCAGTAAAGGCGGGAACACCACTTATGTGCGACAAAAATCGCCCTGAGGTTAACTTTGTATCGCCTGTTAGTGGAACAGTTGAGGCAGTAAATCGTGGCGAGCGTCGTAAAGTGTTAGAAATAGTAGTAAAATCAGATGGTAAGTTTGAGAGTGTAGAGTTTGAGAAACTTGATGCAAAGAAAATGGATGCACAAGTAATTAAAGCAACTCTATTGCAAAGCGGACTCTTCGCATTTATCAAACAACGTCCTTACGATGTAATTGCAAATCCCGAGATAGCACCTCGCGATATATTTGTAACAGCATTCGATTCGGCTCCATTAGCACCCGAGTTTGAATTTGTTGCAAAAGGTGAGGAGGCTGTTCTGCAAGCAGGAGTTGATGTGCTTTCAAAACTAACAAACGGAAAGGTATATGTTGGTGTAAATGCAACAAGTCAACTAAAACTTAATGGATGCGAGGTAGTGAAGTTCCAAGGCGCTCACCCGGCAGGAAACGTTGGAGTACAAATTGCAAACATTGCACCAGTAAGCAAAGGCGAGGTAGTTTGGACAATCTCTGCATTTGATTTGCTTTTGATTGGACGTCTGTTCACAACAGGCAAACTCGATTTTACTCGCATTATTACCCTTGCTGGTTCAGAGGTTGAGGCTCCTAAATATGTTAAAACTATAATGGGAGCATCAATAGCGTCAGTAATCACTGGTAACGTCAAGAAAGCAGACCACAACCAACGTATAATTTCAGGAAACGTACTTACAGGAACAAAAGTTTCTGCATCAAATTATTTACGTGCATACTCATCACAAGTAACCATTATCCCTGAGGGAGATGATTGCAACGAGTTTGTTGGATGGGCAACACCGGGATGCGGAAAATTCAGCGTAAGCCGTACATTTGGTTCATGGTTGTTTGGAAAGAGCAAAAAGTATAACATTGATGCACGTCTTCGCGGTGGAGAGCGTGGAATAATAATGTCGGGCGAGTATGATAGTGTATTCCCAATGGATATACTGCCCGAGTTCTTGGTAAAAGCAGTAATAGCATTCGATATAGATAAGATGGAGAATCTTGGAATCTACGAGGTTGCTCCCGAAGATTTTGCTCTATGTGAGTTTGTTGATACTTCAAAACTCCCATTGCAACAAATAATTCGTAACGGATTGGATGCTCTAATGAAAGAGATGAACTAA
- the folB gene encoding dihydroneopterin aldolase has product MESYIELKEIKIHAYHGVDKQERRVGNDYIVRVKVKFDISKAAESDSVSDTINYADIYDVVKCEMSTPSNLLECVVYRIMNAIKANFPLTEGGEVEIVKVKPPIPGDIIGASVMVKW; this is encoded by the coding sequence ATGGAGAGTTATATAGAACTTAAAGAGATTAAGATTCACGCTTACCACGGTGTTGATAAGCAAGAGAGAAGAGTTGGCAACGACTACATTGTAAGAGTTAAAGTTAAATTTGATATATCGAAAGCTGCCGAAAGCGACTCGGTTAGCGACACCATAAACTATGCCGACATTTACGACGTTGTTAAGTGCGAAATGAGTACACCATCAAACTTATTGGAGTGTGTTGTGTATAGAATAATGAACGCTATTAAAGCAAACTTCCCCTTAACAGAGGGCGGAGAGGTTGAAATAGTAAAAGTTAAACCACCAATCCCGGGCGATATTATTGGTGCTTCGGTTATGGTAAAATGGTAA
- a CDS encoding DUF5103 domain-containing protein: protein MRYLYIIFSFWIVCNIAVAQNKPYRTASLDSRVHSLKVESGNGFMYPTVIRLNSDDFINISFDLFEDEHQDLSYSIVHCNANWQPSMLSTIEYIDGFDIQEVYDWDLSFNTFQNYVNYNITLPNDDIQFKVSGNYAVVVYPQNQRERPILYACFMVSEEAVKVNCSASSRTDKGFADNFQQVSFRIDRSDYNIVNPVNDLKIYVMQNNRLDNMAFVQSPQYFNKDEIVYEHNKDLIFDAGNEYRRFEMVSTEYKGMGVDVLTHYDPYYHAILERDYPRESRVYSYDETQHGRYVIRETDFEEDSHIQADYFVVHFTLDASEMLLPEGDIYIDGELSEYRFSDNNRMLRNPQTGMFEKFMLLKQGAYNYQYLFVPKGESIGKASVIEGNKYETQNEYRVNVYHRVPGERYDRLIGTGRCLSDR from the coding sequence ATGAGATATTTATATATAATATTTAGTTTTTGGATTGTTTGTAACATTGCAGTTGCTCAAAACAAACCATACAGAACTGCAAGTTTAGACAGCAGGGTTCACTCTCTTAAAGTTGAATCGGGCAACGGGTTTATGTACCCTACCGTTATACGCCTTAACTCTGATGATTTTATAAACATTTCGTTTGATTTGTTTGAGGATGAACATCAGGATTTGAGTTACAGTATTGTTCACTGTAATGCAAACTGGCAACCCTCTATGCTATCAACCATTGAGTATATCGATGGTTTTGATATTCAAGAGGTTTATGATTGGGATTTATCATTTAACACTTTTCAAAACTATGTAAACTACAACATTACCCTTCCAAACGATGATATTCAGTTTAAGGTATCTGGCAATTATGCCGTTGTGGTATATCCACAAAACCAAAGGGAACGACCTATTCTTTATGCCTGTTTTATGGTAAGCGAAGAGGCTGTCAAGGTAAACTGCTCGGCAAGTTCAAGAACAGATAAAGGGTTTGCCGATAACTTCCAACAGGTATCGTTCAGGATTGACCGAAGCGACTACAATATTGTAAACCCTGTTAACGACTTAAAAATATATGTTATGCAGAACAATCGCCTCGACAATATGGCATTTGTTCAATCACCTCAATATTTTAATAAAGATGAGATTGTTTATGAGCATAACAAAGATTTGATTTTTGATGCAGGAAATGAGTATCGCCGTTTTGAGATGGTCAGCACCGAATATAAGGGTATGGGAGTTGATGTGCTTACCCATTACGATCCCTACTATCACGCCATATTAGAGCGTGACTATCCGAGAGAGAGCCGGGTTTACTCTTACGATGAGACTCAGCACGGACGTTACGTTATTCGCGAAACAGATTTTGAAGAGGATAGTCATATTCAGGCAGACTATTTTGTTGTACACTTCACACTTGATGCAAGCGAGATGCTACTCCCTGAAGGTGACATTTATATTGACGGAGAGTTAAGCGAATATCGTTTTAGCGACAACAACCGCATGCTACGCAATCCTCAAACAGGGATGTTTGAGAAATTTATGCTCTTAAAACAGGGAGCATATAACTACCAATACCTATTCGTACCCAAAGGAGAAAGCATTGGTAAAGCATCTGTTATTGAAGGCAACAAGTATGAGACTCAAAATGAGTATAGAGTAAATGTTTACCATCGTGTTCCTGGCGAACGTTACGACCGCTTAATTGGAACAGGAAGATGTCTTTCAGACAGATAA
- a CDS encoding C_GCAxxG_C_C family protein: MKEKIDLEARAELARNLFKSGYNCSQSVFMAYADVYNIDKDFAARLAAPLGGGMGRLREVCGAVSGAFLVAGQEFSAENPKDREAKTQNYAVVQELAEQFKKENGSIICRELLGLTPDVKETHVPSERTAEYYKRRPCAEYVAIAARVVGERINKNRE; encoded by the coding sequence ATGAAAGAAAAAATAGACTTAGAGGCAAGAGCAGAGTTAGCACGTAACCTATTTAAAAGCGGGTATAACTGTTCGCAATCAGTATTTATGGCGTATGCCGACGTATATAATATAGATAAAGATTTTGCTGCACGACTTGCTGCTCCTCTTGGTGGCGGAATGGGCAGACTGCGTGAGGTGTGCGGAGCCGTAAGTGGAGCATTCCTTGTGGCAGGGCAGGAGTTCTCAGCAGAAAATCCCAAAGACAGAGAAGCCAAAACACAAAACTACGCAGTAGTACAAGAACTTGCAGAGCAGTTTAAAAAAGAGAATGGTTCAATAATATGTCGTGAACTCTTGGGGCTAACCCCCGATGTAAAAGAGACACATGTGCCATCGGAACGCACTGCCGAATATTACAAACGCCGCCCCTGTGCCGAGTATGTAGCAATAGCCGCAAGAGTAGTAGGGGAGAGAATAAACAAGAACCGAGAATAA
- the ung gene encoding uracil-DNA glycosylase — translation MNVKIEESWQQRLQEEFDKPYFEILTNFVRNEYATNTIYPPAKLIFNAFDSCPFDKVKVVILGQDPYHEPGQAHGLCFSVNDGVMFPPSLRNIFKEIEGDLGIPQPQSGNLQRWAEQGVLLLNATLTVRAQQAGSHQNKGWEEFTDAVINKLATERDNLVFILWGSYAQQKGKYIDRKRHLVLTSVHPSPLSAHRGFFGNKHFSKANTYLKNNGIEPINW, via the coding sequence ATGAATGTAAAAATAGAAGAGAGTTGGCAACAACGCTTGCAAGAAGAGTTTGATAAGCCTTACTTTGAGATATTGACCAACTTTGTGCGTAACGAGTATGCCACAAATACCATATATCCCCCAGCAAAGTTGATATTCAATGCCTTTGACTCGTGCCCTTTTGATAAGGTAAAGGTGGTAATTTTGGGGCAAGATCCATATCATGAGCCGGGGCAAGCTCATGGGTTGTGTTTCTCGGTAAACGATGGAGTAATGTTTCCTCCATCACTACGCAATATCTTTAAAGAGATAGAGGGAGACTTAGGCATACCTCAACCACAAAGCGGAAATCTGCAACGATGGGCAGAGCAAGGAGTGTTGTTATTGAATGCCACCTTAACCGTAAGAGCGCAACAGGCAGGCTCGCACCAAAACAAAGGGTGGGAAGAGTTTACCGATGCAGTGATAAACAAGTTGGCAACCGAGCGAGATAACTTGGTATTTATTCTTTGGGGCTCGTATGCACAGCAAAAAGGAAAATACATTGACCGCAAACGACACTTGGTATTAACATCGGTGCATCCCTCGCCACTGTCGGCACATCGCGGATTTTTTGGTAATAAGCACTTTAGTAAAGCCAACACATATCTAAAAAACAACGGAATAGAACCTATAAATTGGTAG